One genomic region from Muriicola soli encodes:
- a CDS encoding VPS10 domain-containing protein has translation MKFTNILLLALLILPISLEAQRRKSRNTPPPPSVEDSLFHGLKWRNIGPFRGGRSVASSGVVGQPMTYYMGSTGGGVWKTTDDGISWSNVSDGFFKTGTVGAIAVSESNPNLVIAGMGEHAARGVMTSMGNGIYFSTDAGKTWKHKGLDFTRHISDVVIHPTNPDIIFVAAQGAQYGPSEDRGIYKSSDGGTSWEKVLYLDATTGASSLSMDMNNPLILYAAMWQHRRYPWTMESGGAMSGLFKSTDGGLTWNKMKTGLPKEFGKAGISVSRANPERVFAVIEAEGDKGGVYRSDDAGKKWRQINSDRVNIARSWYYMEILADPQNENVVYVMNAPVMKSIDGGKTFANLPTPHGDNHHLWIHPQDNRKMINSNDGGANISNNGGKSWSSQAIQPTAQFYRVITDNQVPYRVYGGQQDNSAISIASRTGDGGIDWKDWYSVAGCESAFLAFDPDQPDVIYGGCYQGIIEKWVKASREGKAIKEYPELALGNVPADFKYRYNWNAPIISSPHDRNTIYHAGNVVFKSTDEGQSWTVVSPDLTKNEKSKQGPGGGPYTNEAAGGENYNTLMTLVESPHEEGVLWAGSDDGLIHLTRDGGNTWRNATPKELNDGIVNSIEVSPHDPATAFAVVMKYKTMDLKPYIFKTTDYGETWTKIVEGISDPHTFVRVVREDTKRPGLLYAGTETGMYISFNGGLNWQAFQLNLPVVPINDMVIQDNDLVVATAGRSFWILDDVGSIQVAPVSAASLQVIKPKDTYLLFGGSTDRPIPGLGQNPKQGVTIDYFLNNKADSVPLTLEVMKNRETIRLYSSKEDKDFKSWPGGPSKPEVLPAKKGYNRFTWDFRKDPLPAVDKVFVYGNYAGSRVGPGVYQLRFSLGDEVSETSVTVMPNPNVDFSAADYQEQQQMLTNIESMITSIHRAVNEMRSVRDQVKAYKKRLSGKGKAKDLLATGDSLIARIDKWEKNLIQPRQKTFQDVINYNNKLNAELMNLKDYVDAAEPKVTEGAKERFQDLQKQWVRFEMEWDLIVRTEMLLFNTIYESLELPALITERE, from the coding sequence ATGAAATTCACAAATATCTTACTCCTGGCCTTGTTGATCCTTCCTATCTCCCTTGAAGCACAAAGGAGAAAATCGCGCAATACACCGCCACCACCATCCGTAGAAGATTCCCTTTTTCACGGATTAAAATGGCGAAATATCGGACCCTTCCGGGGAGGACGTAGTGTTGCCTCTTCCGGGGTTGTTGGCCAACCTATGACCTATTATATGGGAAGCACAGGAGGTGGGGTATGGAAAACGACAGATGACGGAATTAGCTGGTCTAACGTCTCAGATGGCTTCTTTAAAACAGGTACCGTGGGAGCGATTGCTGTATCTGAAAGCAATCCCAATCTGGTAATAGCAGGAATGGGGGAACATGCCGCCAGAGGAGTGATGACATCTATGGGTAACGGTATTTACTTTTCCACAGATGCAGGAAAAACCTGGAAGCACAAAGGGCTCGACTTTACGCGGCATATTTCGGACGTTGTTATCCATCCCACCAACCCTGACATCATCTTTGTTGCGGCACAGGGAGCTCAGTACGGCCCCTCAGAAGATCGAGGGATCTACAAATCTTCAGACGGGGGAACAAGCTGGGAAAAAGTACTCTATCTCGATGCTACTACAGGAGCCTCCTCCCTCTCAATGGATATGAATAATCCCCTGATTCTTTATGCGGCCATGTGGCAACATCGACGCTATCCATGGACGATGGAATCCGGTGGAGCCATGTCAGGACTATTTAAATCCACTGACGGAGGTCTTACATGGAATAAGATGAAAACCGGACTGCCAAAAGAGTTTGGAAAAGCAGGCATTTCAGTCTCCAGGGCAAATCCGGAAAGGGTCTTTGCGGTTATTGAAGCCGAAGGGGACAAAGGGGGTGTTTATCGTTCCGATGATGCCGGGAAGAAATGGAGGCAAATTAACAGCGACAGGGTAAATATTGCCAGATCCTGGTATTATATGGAGATCCTTGCGGACCCTCAGAATGAAAATGTAGTCTACGTAATGAATGCTCCGGTCATGAAATCGATAGATGGGGGTAAAACCTTTGCCAATCTTCCCACCCCTCACGGTGATAATCACCATTTGTGGATTCATCCTCAGGACAATCGCAAAATGATCAATTCTAACGATGGCGGTGCCAATATATCCAACAACGGTGGGAAAAGCTGGAGCTCGCAGGCCATACAGCCTACGGCACAGTTCTATAGGGTAATTACAGATAATCAGGTCCCATATCGCGTATATGGTGGACAACAAGACAATTCAGCAATTTCTATTGCCAGCAGAACAGGAGACGGGGGAATCGACTGGAAAGACTGGTATTCTGTGGCTGGATGTGAAAGCGCATTTCTCGCCTTTGATCCTGATCAGCCCGATGTGATCTACGGCGGTTGCTATCAGGGGATTATTGAAAAATGGGTAAAGGCTTCACGTGAAGGGAAGGCGATCAAAGAATATCCGGAACTGGCCCTGGGAAATGTTCCGGCCGACTTTAAATATCGATACAATTGGAATGCCCCTATCATCAGTTCGCCTCATGACAGGAATACCATCTACCATGCCGGGAATGTCGTATTTAAATCAACTGATGAAGGACAGAGCTGGACCGTGGTAAGTCCGGACCTCACAAAAAATGAGAAAAGCAAACAAGGCCCCGGAGGCGGCCCGTATACGAATGAAGCAGCAGGAGGTGAAAATTACAATACGCTTATGACCCTGGTGGAATCACCACATGAGGAAGGCGTGCTTTGGGCCGGATCAGATGACGGCCTTATTCACCTAACGCGTGATGGCGGAAATACCTGGCGGAATGCAACACCCAAAGAGTTGAATGATGGCATAGTAAACAGTATTGAGGTCTCTCCTCACGATCCTGCAACAGCCTTTGCCGTTGTGATGAAATACAAAACGATGGACCTGAAACCGTATATTTTTAAAACTACAGATTACGGTGAAACCTGGACAAAGATTGTAGAAGGGATTTCTGACCCACATACATTTGTCAGGGTGGTTCGCGAGGATACAAAAAGACCTGGATTATTATATGCAGGCACTGAAACTGGGATGTACATTTCCTTTAATGGAGGTTTAAATTGGCAGGCTTTTCAGCTCAACTTACCGGTAGTGCCCATCAATGATATGGTCATTCAGGACAATGACCTTGTGGTGGCCACCGCAGGGCGTTCATTCTGGATCCTAGACGATGTGGGCAGCATTCAGGTTGCCCCCGTGAGTGCCGCCTCACTGCAGGTAATAAAACCTAAGGACACCTATTTACTTTTTGGGGGAAGTACAGATAGGCCTATTCCCGGGCTGGGCCAAAATCCAAAACAAGGAGTAACCATTGATTATTTCCTCAATAATAAGGCCGATAGCGTCCCTTTGACCCTCGAAGTGATGAAAAATAGAGAAACTATCCGCTTGTATTCGAGTAAGGAGGACAAAGATTTTAAAAGCTGGCCCGGTGGTCCTTCTAAACCGGAGGTTCTTCCTGCCAAAAAAGGCTATAACCGATTTACCTGGGATTTCAGAAAAGATCCCCTCCCGGCAGTGGACAAAGTTTTTGTCTATGGCAATTACGCCGGCTCAAGGGTAGGTCCGGGAGTTTACCAATTAAGGTTTTCACTCGGTGACGAAGTGTCTGAAACCAGTGTTACGGTCATGCCCAATCCAAATGTGGACTTCAGCGCTGCAGATTACCAAGAACAACAACAAATGCTCACCAATATCGAGTCCATGATCACCAGCATTCATCGAGCGGTAAATGAGATGCGATCTGTGAGGGATCAGGTCAAGGCCTATAAAAAGAGACTTTCGGGCAAAGGCAAAGCGAAGGATCTGCTCGCTACAGGTGACAGCCTGATTGCCAGAATAGACAAATGGGAGAAAAACCTAATACAGCCCAGGCAGAAAACGTTTCAGGACGTCATTAATTACAACAATAAATTGAATGCCGAATTAATGAATCTCAAAGACTATGTGGATGCTGCAGAACCGAAGGTAACTGAGGGTGCCAAAGAGCGATTTCAGGACCTTCAAAAACAGTGGGTACGCTTTGAAATGGAATGGGATCTTATAGTCAGGACTGAAATGTTGCTTTTTAATACTATCTATGAGAGTCTGGAATTACCTGCACTGATCACGGAAAGGGAATAA
- a CDS encoding single-stranded DNA-binding protein, with protein MNALKNKVQLIGNLGQDPEIVNLDGGSKLAKFSIATNETYKSSNGEKVTDTQWHNIVVWGKLAEVVEKFLSKGSEVAVEGKLIHRSYETKEGEKRYVSEIKCNELLMLGRQ; from the coding sequence ATGAATGCACTTAAAAACAAAGTACAGTTGATTGGAAACCTGGGACAAGACCCGGAAATTGTAAATCTTGATGGGGGAAGTAAATTAGCCAAATTCTCAATTGCTACAAATGAGACCTACAAAAGTTCAAATGGCGAAAAGGTCACGGATACCCAATGGCACAACATTGTAGTGTGGGGGAAACTGGCCGAGGTGGTAGAGAAATTTTTATCCAAAGGCAGCGAAGTGGCCGTGGAAGGAAAGTTGATCCACAGGTCTTATGAGACCAAAGAAGGCGAGAAACGTTACGTCTCTGAGATCAAATGTAATGAACTCTTGATGCTGGGCCGACAATAA